One region of Brachybacterium saurashtrense genomic DNA includes:
- a CDS encoding L-serine ammonia-lyase — protein sequence MSISTFDMFKIGIGPSSSHTVGPMRAAAQFARDALADADLGPRIADVAVHLYGSLAATGEGHGTLDAVVMGLEGADPESVDPVAGRERVRTIEAEGGLMLDGTLEVSLRPSTIVLHPLTFLPQHSNGMTFLALDAEGAELLRRPMFSVGGGFVVDETDMDRSIAEVAAEDEGRTIFTTGAELLRVCEDRGISVSEAMLLRERQWRSDEEIRAGLLTIWRTMADCIERGTRTPGVLPGGLEVKRRAASWRDALVAEDPARLPMNAFEWVSLAALAVNEENAAGGRVVTAPTNGAAGIIPAVLHFATTYIEGVDPDEIAVRFLLTAGAIGSLYKEHASISGAEVGCQGEVGSACSMAAAALCEAMGGKPAQVENAAEIAMEHNLGLTCDPVGGLVQVPCIERNAMAAVKAITAARFALRGTGEHFVSLDTVIETMRQTGKDMNERYKETAMGGLAVTAVPVSVPDC from the coding sequence ATGAGCATCAGCACCTTCGACATGTTCAAGATCGGCATCGGGCCGTCGAGCTCGCACACGGTGGGCCCGATGCGTGCCGCTGCCCAGTTCGCCCGCGACGCGCTCGCCGATGCGGACCTGGGCCCGCGGATCGCGGACGTGGCGGTGCACCTGTACGGCTCGCTCGCCGCGACCGGCGAGGGCCACGGCACCCTGGACGCGGTGGTGATGGGCCTGGAGGGCGCGGACCCGGAGAGCGTGGACCCCGTGGCGGGGCGCGAGCGGGTGCGGACGATCGAGGCCGAGGGCGGGCTGATGCTCGACGGGACCCTCGAGGTGAGCCTGCGTCCCTCCACGATCGTGCTGCATCCGCTCACCTTCCTGCCCCAGCACTCCAACGGCATGACCTTCCTCGCCCTGGACGCGGAGGGCGCGGAGCTGCTGCGGCGCCCGATGTTCTCCGTCGGCGGCGGCTTCGTGGTGGACGAGACGGACATGGACCGCTCGATCGCCGAGGTCGCCGCCGAGGACGAGGGCCGCACGATCTTCACCACCGGTGCCGAGCTGCTGCGGGTGTGCGAGGACCGCGGCATCTCCGTCTCCGAGGCGATGCTGCTGCGCGAGCGGCAGTGGCGCAGCGACGAGGAGATCCGCGCGGGCCTGCTCACCATCTGGCGCACCATGGCCGACTGCATCGAGCGCGGCACCCGCACCCCGGGCGTGCTGCCGGGCGGGCTCGAGGTGAAGCGGCGCGCCGCCTCCTGGCGCGATGCGCTCGTTGCGGAGGACCCGGCGCGCCTGCCGATGAACGCGTTCGAATGGGTCTCCCTCGCCGCGCTCGCCGTGAACGAGGAGAACGCCGCCGGGGGCCGCGTGGTCACCGCCCCCACCAACGGCGCCGCGGGCATCATCCCGGCGGTGCTCCACTTCGCCACCACCTACATCGAGGGCGTGGACCCGGACGAGATCGCCGTGCGCTTCCTGCTCACCGCCGGCGCGATCGGCTCGCTGTATAAGGAGCACGCCTCGATCTCCGGCGCCGAGGTGGGCTGCCAGGGGGAGGTGGGCTCCGCCTGCTCGATGGCGGCCGCCGCCCTGTGCGAGGCGATGGGCGGCAAGCCCGCCCAGGTGGAGAACGCCGCGGAGATCGCGATGGAGCACAACCTGGGCCTCACCTGCGATCCGGTGGGTGGCCTGGTGCAGGTGCCGTGCATCGAGCGCAACGCCATGGCGGCGGTCAAGGCGATCACCGCCGCACGCTTCGCGCTGCGCGGCACGGGCGAGCACTTCGTCTCCCTCGACACCGTCATCGAGACCATGCGCCAGACAGGCAAGGACATGAACGAGCGCTACAAGGAGACCGCCATGGGCGGGCTCGCCGTCACCGCCGTGCCGGTCAGCGTCCCGGACTGCTGA
- the leuS gene encoding leucine--tRNA ligase, translating to MSEAPHRYTAAMADEIELRWQQRWDEEGTFHADNPVGALRGAAESLEQAASAEVREKMYIMDMFPYPSGSGLHVGHPLGYIATDVVARHQRMLGRNVLYTMGYDAFGLPAEQYAVQTGTHPRTTTEANVANMRRQLHRLGLSHDARRSLATTDPEFVKWTQWIFLRVFDSWYDPDAPNADGITGRARPIAELREGLGAGTIDPFALADRQGLELPEAWQGRDAAEVPAASEAEIAQLADSFRLAYISETPVNWCPGLGTVLANEEVTAEGRSERGNFPVFTRRLRQWNMRITAYGDRLIDDLDRVDWPESIRAMQRNWIGRSHGAEITFPVSGLSDGSDAAFDVFTTRADTLFGATFCVLSPEHSLLADASALPEAWPEGTKEAWTGGAASPREAVTAYQARAASLDEDERTAEGREKTGVFTGLVATNPMDGRALPVFTADYVLTGYGTGAIMAVPAEDERDFAFADRFDLPVIRTVRPPEDFEGGAWTGEGEKINSASADLDLNGLDKDEAKTRATAHAEEKGFGRARTTYRLRDWLFSRQRYWGEPFPIVYDPADPETPIPVPDSMLPVDLPEVADFSPKTFDPLDADTEPQTPLSRASDWVDVELDLGDGPKIYRRETNTMPQWAGSSWYHLRYIDPTEDEVLVRPENEKYWLGTREDGGVGGVDLYVGGVEHAVLHLLYARFWHKVLFDRGDVSSQEPFHRLFNQGYIQAFAYTDARGVHVPAEDVVEEADGTFTYQGEPVAQEYGKMGKSLKNAVAPDDMYEEYGADTLRVYEMSMGPLDLSRPWETRAVVGSQRFLQRLWRLVVDEETGRLTVTDEPADLPTTQAVHRTIDGVGRDMERMQFNTAIAKLIELVNHLTKQLTATGTVPREAVEPLVLMVAPLAPHLAEELWVRLGHTGGVSRIPYPVAEPELLKAEQVTCVVQVKGKVRHRLEVDPEISAEDLEAAVMAEPRVQELLEGQTLRKVIVRAPKIVNLVV from the coding sequence ATGAGCGAGGCCCCGCACCGGTACACCGCGGCGATGGCGGACGAGATCGAGCTGCGCTGGCAGCAGCGCTGGGACGAGGAGGGCACCTTCCACGCCGACAACCCCGTCGGCGCGCTGCGCGGCGCGGCCGAGTCCCTCGAGCAGGCCGCCTCCGCGGAGGTCCGCGAGAAGATGTACATCATGGATATGTTCCCCTACCCCTCGGGGTCGGGGCTGCACGTGGGCCACCCGCTGGGCTACATCGCCACCGACGTGGTGGCCCGCCACCAGCGGATGCTGGGCCGGAACGTCCTGTACACGATGGGCTACGACGCCTTCGGCCTGCCGGCCGAGCAGTACGCGGTCCAGACCGGCACGCACCCGCGCACCACCACCGAGGCGAACGTGGCGAACATGCGCCGGCAGCTGCACCGGCTGGGGCTGTCCCACGACGCCCGCCGCTCGTTGGCCACCACCGACCCCGAGTTCGTGAAGTGGACGCAGTGGATCTTCCTGCGCGTCTTCGACTCCTGGTACGACCCGGACGCCCCGAACGCCGACGGCATCACCGGGCGCGCCCGGCCGATCGCCGAGCTGCGCGAGGGCCTGGGTGCGGGCACGATCGACCCCTTCGCGCTGGCTGATCGGCAGGGGCTGGAGCTGCCGGAGGCCTGGCAGGGACGCGACGCCGCCGAGGTCCCCGCCGCGAGCGAGGCGGAGATCGCGCAGCTGGCGGACTCCTTCCGCCTGGCCTACATCTCCGAGACCCCGGTGAACTGGTGCCCGGGCCTGGGCACGGTCCTGGCCAACGAGGAGGTCACGGCCGAGGGCCGCTCCGAGCGCGGGAACTTCCCTGTGTTCACGCGGCGCCTGCGCCAGTGGAACATGCGCATCACCGCCTACGGCGACCGCCTCATCGACGACCTGGACCGTGTGGACTGGCCCGAATCGATCCGTGCGATGCAGCGCAACTGGATCGGCCGCAGCCACGGCGCCGAGATCACCTTCCCCGTCTCCGGCCTGTCCGACGGCTCCGACGCGGCGTTCGACGTGTTCACCACGCGCGCCGACACCCTGTTCGGCGCCACCTTCTGCGTCCTCTCCCCCGAGCACTCCCTGCTGGCCGACGCCTCCGCCCTGCCCGAGGCCTGGCCTGAGGGCACGAAGGAGGCGTGGACCGGCGGGGCGGCGAGCCCGCGCGAGGCCGTCACCGCCTACCAGGCGCGCGCCGCCTCCCTGGACGAGGACGAGCGCACCGCCGAGGGGCGCGAGAAGACCGGCGTGTTCACCGGGCTGGTCGCGACCAACCCGATGGACGGCCGTGCGCTGCCCGTGTTCACCGCCGACTACGTGCTGACGGGCTACGGCACCGGCGCGATCATGGCCGTGCCCGCCGAGGACGAGCGGGACTTCGCCTTCGCGGACCGCTTCGACCTGCCGGTGATCCGCACCGTCCGCCCGCCGGAGGACTTCGAGGGCGGGGCCTGGACCGGGGAGGGCGAGAAGATCAACTCCGCCTCCGCGGACCTGGATCTGAACGGCCTGGACAAGGACGAGGCGAAGACGCGCGCGACCGCGCACGCCGAGGAGAAGGGCTTCGGCCGGGCGCGGACCACCTACCGCCTGCGGGACTGGCTGTTCTCCCGCCAGCGCTACTGGGGCGAGCCCTTCCCGATCGTCTACGACCCGGCCGATCCGGAGACCCCGATCCCGGTGCCGGACTCGATGCTTCCCGTGGACCTGCCGGAGGTCGCGGACTTCTCCCCGAAGACCTTCGACCCCCTGGACGCGGACACCGAGCCGCAGACCCCGCTGTCGCGGGCGAGCGACTGGGTCGACGTCGAGCTGGACCTCGGCGACGGCCCGAAGATCTACCGTCGCGAGACGAACACGATGCCGCAGTGGGCCGGCTCGTCCTGGTACCACCTGCGCTACATCGATCCCACCGAGGACGAGGTCCTGGTGCGCCCCGAGAACGAGAAGTACTGGCTGGGCACCCGTGAGGACGGCGGCGTCGGCGGGGTGGACCTGTACGTGGGCGGCGTGGAGCACGCGGTGCTGCACCTGCTGTACGCCCGCTTCTGGCACAAGGTGCTCTTCGACCGCGGGGACGTGAGCAGCCAGGAACCCTTCCACCGCCTGTTCAACCAGGGCTACATCCAGGCCTTCGCCTACACCGACGCCCGCGGCGTGCACGTGCCCGCCGAGGACGTGGTCGAGGAGGCCGACGGCACCTTCACGTACCAGGGCGAGCCGGTCGCCCAGGAGTACGGGAAGATGGGCAAGTCGCTGAAGAACGCCGTCGCGCCCGACGACATGTACGAGGAGTACGGCGCGGACACGCTGCGCGTGTACGAGATGTCGATGGGCCCGCTAGATCTCTCCCGCCCCTGGGAGACCCGCGCCGTGGTGGGCTCACAGCGCTTCCTGCAGCGCCTGTGGCGCCTGGTGGTGGACGAGGAGACCGGGCGCCTGACCGTCACCGACGAGCCCGCGGACCTGCCCACGACGCAGGCCGTGCACCGCACGATCGACGGCGTGGGCCGCGACATGGAGCGGATGCAGTTCAACACCGCGATCGCGAAGCTCATCGAGCTGGTGAACCACCTGACCAAGCAGCTCACCGCCACCGGCACGGTGCCGCGCGAGGCCGTCGAGCCGCTGGTGCTGATGGTCGCGCCGCTCGCCCCGCACCTGGCCGAGGAGCTGTGGGTGCGGCTGGGGCACACCGGCGGCGTCTCCCGCATCCCCTACCCGGTCGCGGAGCCCGAGCTGCTGAAGGCCGAGCAGGTCACCTGCGTGGTGCAGGTCAAGGGCAAGGTGCGCCACCGGCTCGAGGTCGACCCGGAGATCTCCGCGGAGGATCTCGAGGCGGCCGTGATGGCCGAGCCGCGGGTGCAGGAGCTGCTGGAGGGCCAGACCCTGCGCAAGGTGATCGTCCGCGCGCCGAAGATCGTGAACCTGGTGGTCTGA
- a CDS encoding NADH:flavin oxidoreductase/NADH oxidase, with translation MAPDPAAPSPSLLSPARLGALELRNRIWLAPMCQYMVEAQDGVPTDWHLVHLGARAAGGFGLLVTEATAVSPEGRISPRDTGLWNEEQVAAWSRITGFCRDQGARIAVQLAHAGRKASTWPALPRYRGRRGTVPEFAAGWRTVGPTPEPFPGLDAPDALSWSEIAAVVEDFVAAAERAERAGFDALELHFAHGYLVHEFLSPLVNTRTDEYGGDGPGRRRLAREIAAAVRERWPAERPLMVRISATDWIDGGWDVDQSVELARELEQVGVDALHVSTGGAVIADIAVGPEYQVGFARTLREAVSMPVAAVGLITEPAGAQAVLDRGDADFVALGRVALREAGWPQRAAHELGVRDGGLYPGAYRRGAW, from the coding sequence ATGGCCCCCGATCCCGCCGCGCCCTCCCCGTCGCTGCTCTCCCCCGCCCGCCTCGGCGCCCTCGAGCTGCGCAACCGCATCTGGCTGGCGCCCATGTGCCAGTACATGGTGGAGGCGCAGGACGGCGTGCCCACCGACTGGCACCTGGTGCACCTCGGGGCCCGCGCCGCCGGCGGATTCGGCCTGCTCGTCACCGAGGCCACCGCTGTCTCCCCCGAGGGCCGGATCAGCCCCCGCGACACCGGGCTGTGGAACGAGGAGCAGGTGGCGGCCTGGTCGCGGATCACGGGGTTCTGCCGGGACCAGGGCGCGCGGATCGCCGTGCAGCTCGCCCACGCCGGGCGCAAGGCCTCGACCTGGCCGGCGCTGCCGCGGTACCGCGGGCGGCGCGGCACCGTCCCCGAGTTCGCGGCGGGCTGGCGCACCGTCGGCCCCACCCCGGAGCCCTTCCCGGGTCTGGACGCCCCGGATGCTCTCAGCTGGTCGGAGATCGCGGCCGTGGTGGAGGATTTCGTCGCCGCCGCCGAGCGTGCCGAGCGCGCCGGTTTCGACGCCCTCGAGCTGCACTTCGCCCACGGCTACCTGGTGCACGAGTTCCTCTCGCCGCTGGTGAACACCCGCACCGACGAGTACGGCGGGGACGGGCCCGGCCGCCGCCGCCTGGCGCGGGAGATCGCAGCCGCCGTGCGGGAGCGCTGGCCCGCCGAGCGCCCGCTGATGGTGCGGATCAGCGCCACCGACTGGATCGACGGAGGCTGGGACGTGGACCAGTCCGTGGAGCTGGCCCGGGAGCTCGAGCAGGTGGGGGTGGACGCGCTGCACGTCTCCACCGGCGGCGCCGTGATCGCGGACATCGCGGTGGGTCCCGAGTACCAGGTGGGGTTCGCGCGCACCCTGCGGGAGGCGGTGTCGATGCCGGTGGCCGCGGTGGGGCTGATCACCGAGCCCGCCGGGGCGCAGGCCGTGCTGGACCGCGGCGACGCGGACTTCGTGGCGCTGGGTCGGGTGGCGCTGCGGGAGGCCGGTTGGCCTCAGCGCGCCGCCCATGAGCTCGGCGTGCGCGACGGCGGCCTGTACCCGGGCGCCTACCGGCGCGGGGCGTGGTGA
- a CDS encoding AEC family transporter, translated as MTGVLAGFFIVWSMIGVGWVAGRTAVLGPHARFVLNRATFFIASPALILVGLLESDVREVLSLPMAVAGISGLVTGALVLAGVALFTDRRGPDLVVTAISGSVVNGANMGFPIAAYVLGDISHALPVILFQQAVYTPLYLFVLHRVTQDDAPGATGVLRSIVANPVIIASGVGLALVLAGVKVPPVVLEPVHSLADMAIPAMLLAYGLSLHGSRPLAKDDGYRGLIAVATSSKLLLMPVIALGVGLLLGLRDASLYEVVVMAALPTAQNVYVAAARYRASENLARDTVLLTTVGTVLVLLLLSGVLGV; from the coding sequence GTGACCGGGGTCCTGGCCGGGTTCTTCATCGTCTGGTCGATGATCGGCGTGGGCTGGGTGGCCGGGCGCACCGCCGTGCTCGGGCCGCACGCCCGCTTCGTGCTCAACCGGGCCACGTTCTTCATCGCCTCCCCCGCCCTGATCCTGGTGGGACTGCTCGAGTCCGATGTGCGCGAGGTGCTCTCGCTGCCGATGGCGGTGGCCGGCATCTCCGGTCTCGTCACCGGCGCCCTGGTGCTGGCGGGCGTGGCGCTGTTCACCGATCGCCGCGGGCCGGACCTGGTGGTGACCGCGATCAGCGGCTCCGTGGTCAACGGCGCCAACATGGGCTTCCCGATCGCGGCCTACGTGCTGGGCGACATCTCCCACGCCCTTCCGGTGATCCTCTTCCAGCAGGCGGTCTACACCCCGCTGTACCTGTTCGTGCTGCACCGCGTCACCCAGGACGACGCCCCGGGGGCCACCGGCGTGCTGCGCAGCATCGTGGCGAACCCCGTGATCATCGCCTCCGGCGTGGGCCTGGCGCTGGTGCTGGCGGGTGTGAAGGTCCCGCCCGTGGTGCTCGAGCCGGTCCACTCGCTGGCGGACATGGCCATCCCCGCGATGCTGCTCGCCTACGGCCTCTCCCTGCACGGCTCCCGCCCGCTGGCGAAGGACGACGGCTACCGCGGCCTGATCGCGGTGGCGACCTCCTCGAAACTGCTGCTGATGCCGGTGATCGCCCTCGGGGTAGGGCTGCTGCTGGGGCTGCGGGACGCCTCGCTGTACGAGGTGGTGGTGATGGCGGCGCTGCCCACCGCGCAGAACGTCTACGTGGCGGCCGCCCGCTACCGCGCCTCCGAGAACCTCGCCCGCGACACGGTGCTGCTGACCACCGTCGGCACGGTGCTGGTGCTCCTGCTCCTCTCCGGCGTGCTCGGGGTGTGA
- a CDS encoding DEAD/DEAH box helicase, with product MPKARRRSAHRSERFEDMALPDEVLAVLAEQGLERAFEIQSAILPDALAGRDVLARAETGSGKTLAFTLAMTSRFRGRKVHRRRPLGVVLVPTRELAVQVVDTIHPFARAVGTSAQLVAGGMNIEKQADAVARGVGIVVATPGRLIDLAERGALQLDLVESTVIDEADHMADLGFLPDVRDILAAIPMGTQKMLFSATLDGQVEQIVDSFLVDPVSHETTPVTAAVKSMDHHVLEIAPAAKREVTAQLAAREGRTLLFTRTQLGAERVAQELIEVGVPAAALHGSKQQGLRTNVLAGFRQGAFPVLVATDVAARGLHIDDVSMVVHVDPSDDVKEYVHRSGRTARAGAAGSVVTLALPHQVSSTRRILAGAEVEPQRAEEVDSASHEALAALGGRTPAGEPVEDPATVKYKGAPRKLDLGGRRGADARRAEERRANEERRASWEDGADERPGRGGPGGGGGARGSGGSRGSGGRGEGGRGAGGRGADGRGGSGSGAAGSTGRKDAGAGRGRPGSGGAGKGRGRSGAPRRRGGR from the coding sequence ATGCCCAAGGCCCGTCGCCGCTCTGCCCACCGCTCCGAGCGGTTCGAGGACATGGCGCTGCCCGACGAGGTCCTCGCCGTCCTCGCGGAGCAGGGGCTCGAGCGCGCCTTCGAGATCCAGTCCGCGATCCTGCCCGATGCGCTGGCCGGGAGGGACGTCCTGGCCCGCGCCGAGACCGGCTCGGGCAAGACCCTCGCCTTCACACTGGCGATGACCTCCCGCTTCCGCGGCCGCAAGGTGCACCGTCGGCGCCCGCTGGGTGTGGTGCTGGTGCCCACCCGCGAACTCGCCGTGCAGGTCGTGGACACGATCCACCCCTTCGCCCGCGCCGTCGGCACCTCCGCCCAGCTGGTGGCCGGAGGCATGAACATCGAGAAGCAGGCCGACGCGGTCGCGCGGGGCGTGGGGATCGTGGTGGCCACCCCGGGCCGCCTCATCGATCTCGCCGAGCGCGGCGCGCTGCAGCTGGACCTCGTGGAGAGCACCGTGATCGACGAGGCGGACCACATGGCCGACCTCGGCTTCCTGCCGGACGTGCGCGACATCCTCGCGGCGATCCCGATGGGCACCCAGAAGATGCTCTTCTCCGCCACCCTCGACGGACAGGTGGAGCAGATCGTGGACTCCTTCCTGGTCGATCCGGTGAGCCACGAGACCACCCCCGTCACCGCGGCCGTGAAGAGCATGGACCACCACGTGCTCGAGATCGCCCCCGCCGCCAAGCGGGAGGTCACCGCGCAGCTCGCGGCGCGCGAGGGGCGCACCCTGCTGTTCACCCGCACCCAGCTGGGCGCCGAGCGCGTGGCCCAGGAGCTGATCGAGGTGGGCGTGCCCGCGGCGGCCCTGCACGGCAGCAAGCAGCAGGGCCTGCGCACCAACGTGCTGGCCGGCTTCCGCCAGGGCGCCTTCCCGGTGCTGGTCGCGACCGACGTCGCCGCCCGCGGCCTGCACATCGACGACGTGTCGATGGTGGTGCACGTGGATCCCTCCGACGATGTCAAGGAGTACGTGCACCGCTCGGGCCGCACCGCCCGGGCCGGCGCCGCCGGCAGCGTGGTCACCCTCGCCCTGCCCCACCAGGTCTCCTCCACCCGGCGCATCCTCGCCGGTGCGGAGGTGGAGCCGCAGCGGGCGGAGGAGGTCGACTCCGCCTCCCACGAGGCCCTCGCCGCGCTCGGCGGGCGCACCCCCGCCGGGGAGCCGGTGGAGGATCCGGCCACCGTGAAGTACAAGGGCGCCCCGCGCAAGCTGGATCTGGGCGGCCGGCGGGGTGCGGACGCCCGACGGGCCGAGGAGCGCCGGGCGAACGAGGAGCGCCGTGCCTCCTGGGAGGACGGCGCCGACGAGCGCCCCGGCCGCGGCGGTCCCGGAGGCGGCGGCGGGGCGCGAGGATCCGGCGGGTCGCGAGGATCCGGCGGGCGCGGTGAGGGCGGTCGCGGGGCCGGCGGCCGTGGGGCCGATGGCCGCGGAGGCTCGGGCTCCGGCGCTGCCGGGTCGACGGGCCGGAAGGACGCCGGGGCCGGTCGCGGCCGCCCCGGGTCCGGCGGAGCCGGGAAGGGGCGCGGGCGCTCCGGCGCGCCGCGCCGCCGCGGCGGCCGCTGA
- the panD gene encoding aspartate 1-decarboxylase codes for MLRTLMTSKIHRATVTQADLHYVGSVTIDPDLTEAAGLVENEQVSIVDITNGHRLVTYVIEGERGSGVIGINGAAAHLVAPGDLVIIMAYGQLDASEIAAHRPRVVHVDADNRIVALGSDGAEPVPGMRDQIDGRTSHGLR; via the coding sequence ATGTTGCGCACTCTGATGACCTCGAAGATCCACCGGGCCACGGTCACGCAGGCAGACCTGCACTACGTGGGCTCGGTCACCATCGACCCCGACCTCACCGAGGCCGCGGGTCTGGTGGAGAACGAGCAGGTCTCGATCGTGGACATCACCAACGGTCACCGCCTGGTCACCTATGTCATCGAGGGCGAGCGCGGCAGCGGCGTGATCGGGATCAACGGTGCCGCCGCGCACCTGGTGGCCCCGGGGGACCTCGTGATCATCATGGCCTACGGCCAGCTGGACGCGAGCGAGATCGCCGCCCACCGTCCCCGCGTGGTCCACGTCGATGCGGACAACCGCATCGTGGCGCTGGGCAGCGACGGCGCCGAGCCGGTGCCCGGGATGCGCGACCAGATCGACGGCCGCACCTCCCACGGCCTGCGCTGA
- a CDS encoding AMP-binding protein — protein MRVLRSARGLRARLALRPRALVLVDRYGELRAADLLDLVRLHRRRTRRGSRAVRLADLLPTAPLRQVLVTALAADGPLDLRTGGASGPPRLRRHGALSPSQLLTLSDLGRRIGLRPGRRIACLAPGVHGHGLLVALGALGLGAPLVDLTHLPVPEQVALLHRSRAALLTGLPVHLEALLRAEQGSGRDRPLQIERIVSGSDALSPVLRADLARSYRARVHDVYGTAETGVLTVDGRPLRGVRLREVDGVLRARTPFTGGREVATDRGEITPDGTVHLRGRIEDPPTDRILHDPAEVVRVLCTHPGVERVTIRMVPAAPTGVRTVAEVELGVTATGAAAPTPEALRAMVRDQLGAAAVPGEVLLSSPGR, from the coding sequence ATGAGGGTGCTGAGGTCGGCGCGCGGCCTGCGTGCCCGCCTCGCCCTGCGCCCCCGTGCCCTGGTGCTCGTGGACCGGTACGGCGAGCTGCGCGCGGCCGATCTGCTGGACCTGGTGCGCCTGCACCGTCGGCGCACCCGCCGCGGCTCCCGGGCGGTGCGCCTCGCGGACCTCCTGCCCACCGCGCCGCTGCGCCAGGTGCTGGTCACGGCCCTGGCCGCAGACGGGCCGCTGGACCTGCGCACCGGCGGCGCCTCGGGACCGCCGCGTCTGCGCCGGCACGGCGCGCTGAGTCCCTCCCAGCTGCTCACCCTCAGCGACCTGGGTCGCCGCATCGGGCTGCGCCCGGGGCGTCGCATCGCCTGCCTCGCCCCCGGGGTGCACGGCCACGGACTGCTGGTGGCCCTGGGGGCCCTCGGCCTGGGCGCGCCGCTGGTGGACCTCACGCACCTGCCCGTCCCCGAGCAGGTCGCCCTGCTGCACCGCAGCCGGGCCGCTCTCCTCACGGGCCTGCCCGTGCACCTGGAGGCGCTGCTGCGCGCGGAGCAGGGGTCGGGCCGGGACCGCCCCCTGCAGATCGAGCGGATCGTCTCCGGCTCGGACGCCCTCTCACCCGTGCTGCGCGCGGATCTCGCGCGCAGCTACCGGGCCCGGGTGCACGACGTGTACGGCACGGCGGAGACCGGCGTGCTGACCGTGGACGGGCGGCCGCTGCGCGGGGTGCGCCTGCGGGAGGTCGACGGGGTGCTGCGGGCCCGCACCCCGTTCACGGGCGGCCGCGAGGTGGCCACCGATCGCGGCGAGATCACCCCCGACGGCACGGTGCACCTGCGCGGGCGGATCGAGGACCCGCCGACCGACAGGATCCTCCACGACCCGGCCGAGGTGGTGCGGGTGCTGTGCACCCACCCGGGCGTGGAACGGGTGACGATCCGGATGGTGCCCGCCGCGCCCACGGGGGTGCGGACCGTCGCGGAGGTGGAGCTGGGGGTCACCGCCACGGGCGCCGCCGCCCCCACCCCCGAGGCGCTGCGTGCGATGGTGCGGGACCAGCTGGGCGCCGCGGCGGTGCCGGGCGAGGTGCTGCTCAGCAGTCCGGGACGCTGA